Proteins from a single region of Vanessa cardui chromosome 13, ilVanCard2.1, whole genome shotgun sequence:
- the LOC124534906 gene encoding arrestin domain-containing protein 17-like — protein sequence MGFDDGRMVLESPNGAYYSGQTVRGKLTFRQDKVKSFRGIYVKILGFCKVHWTTTESRRVNGKTETYRKTHESYEEYVNMKVYLVGGESGDHQIQPGDYDYPFTFNLPAGCPASFEGSYGHIRYEIKAVVDRAFKFDQEKKIAVRVMAPMDLNSDPYCREPIEMEFNASYCCCCFSSGSCDTVVNAPMSGYCPGQTIPIEISCTNKGDVEISQIIIRIVKEVVFIATHHSGRKTEKDVIAEIKKGSVPGNTSRNWTLDMEVPALDIYNVSGCRYIDLDYKFEVVISPSGCHNDSEGSRKIIIGTTPLVGYQDNVQNPLQDQMPLPIAAVTQQPLSSYPAASPYPYPGSPPSQTNAPYPNSPYQHPPYPVSSPYPGPNPPYPTNNVTQSPYPAGNIPYPIGNPSIVSNSPYPTHNAPYPDNPPPYPGNDSPYPAALPNVPYTPKQMGFTPEAGSNTPGRTLLKTGNIGFTVQGSGDVPFQSPGIGPSLPISPVPANPYSAASAPVLDSPDTEKK from the exons ATGGGTTTCGATGATGGGCGTATGGTTTTAGAAAGCCCTAACGGAGCATATTACTCGGGCCAAACAGTTCGAGGAAAACTTACATTTCGACAAGACAAAGTAAAGTCATTTAGAG GTATATATGTGAAAATACTGGGCTTTTGCAAAGTTCACTGGACAACAACGGAATCACGCAGAGTTAATGGTAAAACTGAAACTTACAGGAAAACTCATGAATCATATGAGGAATATGTCAATATGAAAGTTTATTTAGTCGGTGGTGAATCAG gaGACCATCAAATTCAGCCGGGTGATTATGATTATCCATTTACTTTCAACCTTCCTGCTGGATGTCCGGCATCTTTTGAGGGCAGCTATGGTCACATAAGATACGAAATTAAGGCAGTTGTAGATAGAGCATTTAAATTTGACCAAGAGAAGAAGATTGCTGTAAGAGTGATGGCTCCCATGGATCTCAATAGTGATCCATATTGTAgg GAACCAATAGAAATGGAATTCAATGCTTCATATTGCTGCTGCTGTTTTAGTTCAGGCTCATGTGACACAGTTGTCAATGCTCCCATGTCGGGCTACTGTCCTGGGCAAACAATTCCGATTGAAATTTCATGCACAAACAAGGGCGACGTAGAAATTAGCCAAATTATCATTCGCATTGTCAAG gaagTAGTCTTTATTGCTACACATCACTCAGGAAGAAAGACAGAAAAGGATGTCATAGCGGAGATAAAAAAAGGTTCGGTACCTGGCAACACCAGCCGTAACTGGACACTAGATATGGAAGTACCTGCTTTAGACATTTACAATGTTTCTGGATGCAGATACATTGACTTAGATTACAAATTTGAA GTCGTAATTTCTCCTAGCGGATGTCACAATGACTCTGAGGGATcgcgaaaaataattattggaaCTACTCCCTTAGTAGGTTACCAGGACAATGTACAGAATCCACTGCAAGACCAAATGCCTCTACCAATTGCAGCGGTGACCCAACAACCCTTGTCGTCTTATCCTGCTGCCAGTCCCTATCCATACCCAGGCAGTCCTCCCTCCCAAACTAATGCGCCCTACCCGAATAGTCCTTATCAGCATCCTCCTTATCCAGTATCGTCGCCATACCCCGGTCCGAATCCGCCGTATCCTACAAATAATGTAACACAATCACCTTATCCAGCTGGAAACATACCTTACCCTATCGGAAATCCGAGCATTGTAAGCAATTCGCCGTATCCCACCCACAACGCTCCATACCCTGATAACCCTCCTCCATACCCTGGAAATGATTCGCCATACCCTGCTGCCCTGCCAAATGTGCCATATACACCAAAGCAAATGGGATTCACCCCAGAAGCAGGATCTAACACGCCCGGTAGGACCTTATTAAAGACTGGTAACATCGGTTTCACGGTTCAAGGAAGCGGCGACGTGCCTTTTCAGTCGCCTGGGATTGGACCGTCTCTTCCAATATCC CCTGTTCCTGCAAATCCATACTCAGCGGCGAGTGCACCAGTGCTTGATTCTCCCGACACTGAGAAAA AGTAA
- the LOC124534908 gene encoding arrestin domain-containing protein 1-like — protein MVSNGVGFQNGTIILDEPRDVYYSGQPIFGKVNFELNTSLSFLYLNVVYKGEANVLWTEEEQEIYNGVKKKKVVKYVGHEEYFNFSQCIVGGNGVTSLPAGNHSLPFQYQIPFNAPSSFQEEKGEVTYNVTAYLLHPDGVTKEEIVKQFQVIAPLDLNTEEITRPIEMEFEEVYSCNCTCAQRALHVSVHAPHSGASPGECVPLTVRAHNRANVEVSKIVFQVAKKMRYLSQQPMSSVIPPEEIIMTMVKGPILSKTKRDYTFDLVLPSFIALNLDNCGIIDVGYFLKVTMKVSGCNDDIYDETQFCMGLVPIGSNADVKLTHPMADCLPNAPIPNPNDPTYVSQPYTEAFANAPNFQNIQICPPGPIPNYPYPVVANVVDGNMFGSKNSLPGVFETNVQSRADQNSTSMPIPAFPPLPEGQAIPYVLPQSPPPYSRQPFSPEPSAPPSY, from the exons ATGGTGTCAAATGGTGTAGGTTTTCAAAATGGTACAATAATATTAGATGAACCGAGAGATGTTTATTACTCAGGGCAGCCTATATTTGGGAAAGTTAATTTTGAGCTGAATACTAGCTTGTCTTTTTTgt aCTTAAATGTGGTATATAAAGGAGAGGCAAATGTATTATGGACAGAAGAAGAGCAAGAAATCTATAATGgtgtaaaaaagaaaaaagtggTCAAATATGTTGGTCATGaggaatattttaacttttcacAATGTATTGTTGGAGGGAATG GTGTCACATCTCTTCCAGCTGGTAACCATTCTCTACCGTTTCAATATCAAATACCCTTCAATGCTCCATCATCATTTCAAGAGGAGAAAGGTGAAGTAACATACAATGTAACTGCATATTTGCTACATCCAGATGGAGTTACTAAGGAGGAAATAGTCAAACAATTTCAAGTCATTGCTCCTTTGGACTTAAACACTGAAGAAATTACG AGACCTATAGAAATGGAGTTCGAGGAAGTGTACAGCTGCAACTGCACATGCGCACAGCGGGCGCTGCATGTGAGCGTGCACGCGCCGCACTCGGGCGCCAGTCCGGGCGAGTGCGTGCCGCTGACCGTGCGCGCGCACAACCGCGCCAATGTAGAGGTCTCCAAGATCGTGTTCCAAGTGGCCAAG AAAATGCGGTACTTAAGTCAACAGCCGATGTCCTCGGTCATACCGCCAGAAGAAATCATCATGACGATGGTAAAAGGTCCGATTCTGAGTAAAACGAAACGAGACTATACCTTCGATCTCGTGTTACCAAGCTTCATCGCACTGAACCTGGACAACTGTGGAATTATAGATGTCGGATACTTCTTGAAG GTCACAATGAAAGTGTCAGGCTGCAACGACGATATTTACGATGAAACACAGTTCTGCATGGGTCTGGTACCTATAGGTAGTAATGCAGACGTAAAGTTGACTCATCCCATGGCCGATTGCCTTCCAAACGCGCCCATACCTAACCCAAACGATCCGACTTATGTCAGCCAACCGTACACTGAAGCCTTCGCTAACGCGccgaattttcaaaatatacagaTTTGTCCACCGGGTCCCATCCCTAACTACCCGTACCCTGTTGTGGCAAACGTGGTCGATGGTAATATGTTCGGTTCTAAGAatagtcttccaggagttttCGAAACAAACGTCCAGTCTCGAGCTGATCAGAACTCCACATCTATGCCGATACCGGCCTTTCCTCCTTTACCCGAAGGTCAGGCGATCCCATACGTGCTCCCTCAGAGTCCACCTCCATACTCAAGGCAACCCTTTTCACCAGAACCGTCAGCTCCACCttcgtattaa
- the LOC124534907 gene encoding serine/threonine-protein kinase RIO2, with protein sequence MGKLDVAILRYLTPEDFRVLTAVEMGMKNHEMVPGSLVASIANLRHGGVHKLMKDLCKHRLLTYERGKHYDGYRLTNAGYDYLALKALTNRKVIASFGNQIGVGKESNIYTVADEDRNPLCLKLHRLGRTCFRNIKDKRDYHAHRNKTSWLYLSRISATKEFAYMKALYDREFPVPKPIDFNRHCVVMELVTGGPMTHVTAVEDVEGLYDELMSLIVRLGNCGVIHGDFNEFNIMIDKDGHPIIIDFPQMVSTMHLNAELYFDRDVKCVREFFKRRFGYESSLYPRFSDLQRDDRLDHEVACSGYRRSPHDEDALLQEMGISLQISDDEDSSAEEENPEPEQTSKYSENEITTLRLEVEASIKRDENPLVNNVINNTQSLSLDDNIDTEEVPTLVPVEKTTAEDKKTSENEDKTTQKYRLAMIEKALSDVRSTRSYTSASTIAPEIVKQQVKKNLDAREKRAARKKAIAKGEASAVTRQKRDNKETIRESHGLWGWAE encoded by the exons atggGTAAACTGGATGTAGCTATTTTGCGGTATCTAACGCCAGAAGATTTTCGTGTATTAACCGCG GTGGAAATGGGTATGAAAAACCATGAAATGGTGCCGGGATCTTTAGTTGCATCTATTGCTAATTTGCGCCACGGAGGAGTGCACAAGCTTATGAAAGATTTATGTAAACACAGACTTTTGACTTACGAGCGTGGTAAACATT atgATGGGTATCGACTTACAAATGCAGGCTATGATTACTTAGCATTAAAGGCCCTTACAAATAGAAAGGTGATTGCATCATTTGGTAACCAGATTGGTGTTGGCAAAGAGTCCAATATATATACAGTAGCTGATGAAGATAGAAATCCCTTGTGCTTGAAGCTCCACAG ATTAGGAAGAACTTGCTTTCGAAACATCAAAGACAAGAGAGACTATCATGCTCACCGCAACAAAACATCCTGGCTTTACCTTTCACGCATATCTGCAACGAAGGAATTTGCATACATGAAGGCTTTGTACGATCGTGAATTTCCTGTACCAAAGCCAATCGATTTTAATAGACATTGTGTTGTTATGGAGCTCGTAACTGGTGGACCAAT GACACATGTAACTGCAGTAGAAGATGTTGAAGGCCTATATGATGAGCTGATGTCCTTGATCGTACGATTGGGTAACTGTGGAGTCATACATGGAGACTTCAATGAATTCAATATAATGATAGACAAGGATGGACATCCAATCATTATCGACTTCCCACAGATGGTTTCTACTATGCACCTCAATGCCGAACT GTACTTTGATCGCGACGTGAAATGCGTCCGAGAATTTTTCAAGCGGCGCTTCGGCTACGAGAGTAGCCTGTACCCGCGGTTCAGCGACCTGCAGCGGGACGACCGGCTCGACCACGAGGTGGCGTGCTCCGGCTACCGGCGCTCGCCCCACGACGAGGACGCGCTTTTGCAG gAAATGGGTATTAGCCTCCAAATAAGTGATGATGAAGACAGTAGCGCTGAAGAGGAGAATCCTGAACCAGAACAGACTTCTAAATATTCTGAAAATGAAATTACTACACTCAGGCTTGAG GTGGAAGCTTCAATAAAACGGGATGAAAACCCCTTGGtgaataatgttataaacaacACTCAAAGTTTATCTTTAGATGATAATATTGACACAGAAGAAGTACCCACATTAGTGCCGGTAGAAAAGACAACTGCTGAAGATAAAAAAACCTCAGAAAACGAAGACAAAACTACACAGAAATACAGACTGGCTATGATCGAGAAAGCATTATCCGATGTGAGATCAACTAGATCTTACACGTCAGCAAGTACAATAGCCCCAGAAATAGTGAAACAACAAGTTAAGAAAAACCTAGACGCTAGGGAGAAGAGGGCAGCAAGAAAGAAGGCGATAGCAAAGGGAGAAGCAAGTGCTGTGACGAGACAGAAAAGAGATAACAAGGAGACAATAAGAGAGAGTCACGGCCTGTGGGGTTGGGCGGAGTGA
- the LOC124534730 gene encoding sorbitol dehydrogenase-like has protein sequence MAQDNLTAVLHKTKDLRLEQTPIPQIADDEVLLRMDCVGICGSDVHYWQTGSCGHFVLKEPMIMGHEASGVVAKLGAKVKNLKVGDRVAIEPGVPCRYCEFCKTGRYHLCPDIQFCATPPVHGNLARYYKHAADFCYKLPDHVSMEEGALLEPLSVGIHACRRGGVTAGNSVLILGGGPIGLVTLLSARAMGASKIIITDLLQSRLDMAKKLGADYTLLVNKDSNEADIVRKVHELLGTHPDISIDASGAQSTVRLALLATKSGGVAVLVGMGSPELTLPLAGAVAREVDIRGIFRYVNEYPIALSMVASGQVDVKPLVTHHFSMEDTLEAYEVARRGLGIKVMIHVQPRDANNTTAFNN, from the exons ATGGCACAGGATAACCTCACCGCTGTTTTACACAAAACAAAAGATTTACGACTG gAACAAACGCCGATTCCGCAAATAGCTGATGATG AGGTACTTCTGCGTATGGATTGTGTGGGTATCTGCGGATCAGATGTCCACTACTGGCAGACTGGATCTTGCGGACATTTTGTGCTCAAAGAGCCCATGATTATGGGACACGAGGCCTCTGGAGTCGTTGCCAAG CTGGGTGCCAAAGTGAAGAATCTGAAAGTTGGCGATCGCGTAGCCATCGAGCCTGGTGTGCCGTGTCGTTACTGCGAGTTCTGCAAGACGGGACGCTACCACCTGTGCCCCGACATTCAGTTCTGCGCCACTCCGCCCGTACACGGAAATCTCGCTCGTTATTACAAACATGCAGCTGACTTCTGCTACAA ACTCCCAGACCACGTTTCAATGGAGGAAGGTGCGCTGCTGGAACCGCTCTCGGTGGGCATCCATGCATGCAGGCGTGGTGGAGTGACAGCCGGAAACTCCGTGCTGATTCTCGGCGGGGGTCCTATAGGCCTTGTCACGTTACTATCTGCGCGCGCTATGGGCGCCAGCAAGATCATTATAACag ATCTTCTGCAGTCACGATTGGATATGGCGAAGAAGCTAGGTGCTGACTATACTCTTCTGGTAAACAAAGACTCCAACGAAGCAGACATAGTTAGGAAGGTTCACGAATTGCTCGGGACGCATCCTGACATCTCCATCGACGCGAGTGGAGCTCAGTCTACAGTGCGGTTGGCTTTACTG GCAACTAAATCCGGTGGCGTGGCCGTGCTTGTGGGCATGGGCAGTCCTGAGCTCACGTTACCTCTGGCCGGCGCTGTCGCACGGGAGGTTGACATCAGAGGCATTTTCCGATATGTCAACGA GTACCCCATAGCGTTGTCGATGGTGGCAAGTGGGCAAGTGGATGTGAAGCCGCTCGTAACTCATCACTTCAGTATGGAGGATACGCTAGAAGCATACGAGGTAGCGCGCCGCGGACTTGGCATTAAGGTCATGATACACGTTCAGCCTCGAGACGCCAACAACACTACCGCCTTCAACAACTGA